Proteins from a genomic interval of Oceanispirochaeta crateris:
- the rsxE gene encoding electron transport complex subunit RsxE, producing MSDISKGFIRENPIFILMLGLCPSLAVSTQVVNALGMSAGTVFVLLGSNIMVALLKDFIPDEIHIPAYIVIIATFVTLVDLLMQAYAPGLSKSLGVFVQLIVVNCIILGRAEAFASKNTVKDSIVDALSMGFGFFFGLTLIALIREVLGAGTITLFPMGSFNGVIEIPGLSSSPIRIISLSAGALFVVGYLKAVFNWISSRPVKEEN from the coding sequence ATGAGTGATATTAGTAAAGGGTTTATCAGAGAAAACCCCATATTTATTTTGATGCTGGGTCTCTGTCCCTCCCTGGCCGTTTCCACTCAGGTGGTCAACGCCCTGGGGATGAGTGCCGGTACAGTTTTTGTTTTGCTGGGTTCCAATATTATGGTAGCCCTTTTAAAGGATTTTATTCCTGATGAAATCCATATTCCTGCCTATATCGTCATCATCGCAACCTTTGTAACACTGGTAGATTTGTTGATGCAGGCCTATGCGCCGGGACTTTCAAAGAGTCTAGGTGTTTTTGTACAGCTCATCGTTGTTAACTGTATTATTCTAGGAAGAGCAGAGGCTTTTGCCAGCAAAAACACGGTGAAGGATTCCATTGTGGATGCTCTGAGTATGGGTTTTGGATTCTTTTTCGGTCTTACCCTCATTGCCCTCATCCGGGAAGTTCTGGGTGCCGGTACAATTACTCTCTTCCCCATGGGAAGCTTTAATGGTGTTATCGAAATTCCAGGACTTTCCAGTTCTCCCATTAGAATTATCTCACTGTCTGCTGGTGCACTCTTTGTTGTGGGGTACCTAAAGGCTGTATTCAACTGGATCAGTTCCCGTCCTGTAAAGGAGGAAAATTAA
- a CDS encoding FMN-binding protein: MTATMEKAGKLALICALSALILGVVNSITEPAIAIRKAAELKAALSSLLEEGTPGAREDLSDSSVILSRYPVEATGDWILELNGKGYGGDMKILASYRKDGSIMDVVLMDNSETPGLGKKAEKSEYMDKFRGSGGSTPVPVSKDALESPDAVSGATITFVGIATPLQEGSVYVQSLGDK; this comes from the coding sequence ATGACAGCGACAATGGAAAAAGCCGGGAAACTGGCACTGATATGTGCGCTATCGGCTCTTATTTTAGGAGTTGTCAATTCTATAACTGAACCAGCTATTGCTATAAGAAAAGCCGCAGAATTGAAAGCCGCTCTTTCTTCTCTTTTAGAAGAAGGAACTCCGGGAGCCCGGGAAGATCTAAGCGATTCAAGTGTCATTCTTTCCCGTTATCCCGTGGAAGCCACGGGCGATTGGATTTTGGAGCTGAATGGTAAAGGCTATGGCGGTGATATGAAGATTTTGGCCTCCTACAGAAAAGACGGATCAATCATGGATGTTGTGCTTATGGACAATTCAGAGACTCCCGGTCTGGGTAAAAAAGCTGAAAAGTCTGAGTATATGGATAAATTCCGCGGCAGCGGTGGTTCAACTCCCGTTCCCGTTTCAAAGGATGCTCTGGAGTCACCCGACGCAGTCAGCGGAGCCACAATTACATTCGTTGGAATTGCCACACCTCTTCAAGAGGGGTCTGTCTATGTTCAATCTCTGGGAGATAAGTAA
- a CDS encoding RnfABCDGE type electron transport complex subunit D, with translation MKDKLLVTSSPQFHHPQSTASIMWTVSLCLLPAGVWGIYIFGMRALLVTLTAIVASVGTEALLGLINKDKTIFDGSAFLTGLLIGYNMPPAVPLYVIVFASVFAITVAKWTFGGLGANWMNPALAGRVFVFFSWTSGMTRWTLPHPGSADVITGPTPLGSIKSGLMTMADTITGPMDLLAAEGVPVSYMDLFLGRIPGSIGEVSALLLILGGLFLLIRKIANWEIVASYLGSFVLLVWVFGGFRYGQGLFSGDVLFQLFSGGLMLGVFFMATDMVTSPLTSKGMLVYGVGCGFMTYLLRFFGSVPEGVSLAIIFMNIFVPLINRAFQPDKFGKLIEEEAK, from the coding sequence ATGAAAGACAAACTCTTAGTTACCAGTTCACCTCAGTTTCATCACCCTCAGAGTACGGCTTCCATTATGTGGACTGTTTCGCTCTGTCTGCTTCCTGCAGGAGTCTGGGGTATTTATATTTTTGGAATGAGAGCCCTCCTCGTCACTTTGACAGCCATAGTGGCTTCAGTAGGAACCGAAGCTCTTCTTGGCCTGATTAATAAAGATAAGACAATCTTTGACGGGAGTGCTTTTTTAACAGGACTGCTTATAGGTTATAATATGCCTCCAGCAGTTCCTCTGTATGTGATTGTTTTTGCTTCAGTCTTTGCCATAACCGTAGCCAAATGGACCTTTGGCGGATTAGGTGCCAACTGGATGAATCCGGCATTGGCAGGACGTGTTTTCGTATTCTTTTCCTGGACCAGCGGGATGACTCGCTGGACTCTTCCTCATCCGGGATCAGCAGATGTCATAACCGGTCCTACCCCCTTGGGGTCCATAAAGTCTGGACTGATGACCATGGCAGACACAATCACAGGGCCCATGGATTTGCTGGCCGCAGAAGGGGTTCCCGTTTCCTATATGGACCTTTTCCTGGGACGGATTCCCGGTTCTATCGGTGAAGTATCAGCATTACTGCTCATTTTGGGTGGACTCTTCCTGTTGATCAGAAAAATCGCCAACTGGGAGATCGTTGCCTCTTACCTTGGAAGCTTCGTCCTTCTCGTCTGGGTATTCGGTGGCTTCAGATACGGTCAAGGATTATTTTCCGGAGATGTTCTATTTCAATTATTCTCTGGGGGATTGATGCTTGGTGTATTTTTTATGGCCACAGATATGGTTACTTCTCCTCTGACATCCAAGGGAATGCTTGTGTATGGTGTCGGCTGCGGTTTTATGACTTACCTGCTCCGCTTTTTCGGATCTGTTCCCGAAGGAGTTTCACTGGCAATCATTTTTATGAACATCTTTGTCCCTCTTATCAACAGAGCTTTTCAGCCTGATAAATTCGGGAAGCTTATAGAGGAGGAAGCCAAATGA
- the rsxC gene encoding electron transport complex subunit RsxC, with protein sequence MSRFKTFPKGGIHPTDYKEATCNKEVQNASLTSTAIIPLSQHIGAPSECLVQKGDLVEEEQIIGKSGGFVSANIHSPVPGEVLEIKKIFLPNGMAVDAVVIEVKGEFKRLGKDADLRDWSGMSNEEISAKIAEMGIVGQGGATFPTHVKLSLPKGKSCETFIINAVECEPYLTSDHRIMLEKGSEVLEGIQIMQRLLSPLKTVIGIEANKMDAVELLQSLITEKGLDIEVMPLEVKYPQGAEKNLIKAITGREVPSGKLPLEVGVINANVGTCLSVYEALVLDKPVIERVVTVSGGAIKNPSNLKARIGTSFRSLIDDCGGFSEEPVKIIAGGPMMGFAVYDLDTPVTKGTSGILALTSKEIKAAKPTPCLSCGRCVSSCPMGLNPTKIFKYIDFNMTEEALEAGLMDCVECGSCSYMCPAHIPLVQGFRGGKKIIRKKSMKKAGQ encoded by the coding sequence ATGAGTCGGTTTAAAACTTTCCCAAAAGGGGGAATCCACCCTACTGATTACAAGGAAGCAACCTGCAACAAAGAAGTTCAGAATGCCAGTTTAACCAGTACTGCGATCATACCCCTATCACAACATATTGGTGCTCCCAGTGAGTGCCTCGTACAGAAAGGCGATCTGGTCGAAGAAGAGCAGATAATTGGTAAATCAGGTGGTTTCGTATCCGCTAATATACATTCCCCGGTTCCAGGGGAAGTGTTGGAGATCAAAAAGATCTTTCTTCCCAACGGTATGGCCGTAGATGCGGTCGTTATCGAAGTGAAAGGTGAATTCAAACGCCTGGGCAAAGATGCTGATCTTCGAGACTGGTCTGGTATGAGCAATGAAGAAATCAGTGCGAAAATCGCTGAAATGGGTATTGTCGGTCAAGGTGGGGCAACATTCCCCACCCATGTCAAACTCAGCCTCCCCAAAGGGAAAAGCTGTGAGACTTTTATAATCAATGCTGTAGAATGTGAGCCCTACCTTACATCGGACCATCGGATCATGCTTGAAAAAGGATCTGAAGTTCTAGAAGGTATTCAGATAATGCAGCGTCTGCTTTCTCCTTTGAAAACAGTCATTGGTATCGAAGCAAACAAGATGGACGCCGTAGAACTTCTTCAGTCTCTTATCACTGAAAAGGGTCTGGATATCGAGGTCATGCCTCTAGAGGTGAAATATCCTCAGGGTGCTGAAAAAAACCTTATCAAAGCCATTACGGGTAGAGAAGTTCCTTCGGGCAAACTGCCACTGGAAGTCGGAGTGATCAATGCGAATGTTGGTACATGTCTTTCAGTTTATGAAGCCCTGGTCTTGGATAAACCTGTAATCGAACGAGTCGTTACAGTCTCGGGAGGAGCCATCAAGAATCCTTCCAATCTGAAAGCTAGAATCGGTACATCCTTCAGGAGTCTGATTGATGACTGTGGTGGTTTTTCAGAAGAACCGGTGAAGATTATCGCCGGGGGACCCATGATGGGTTTTGCCGTGTATGATCTGGATACTCCTGTGACAAAAGGTACCAGCGGTATTCTGGCTCTTACCTCTAAAGAAATCAAAGCAGCCAAACCAACTCCCTGTCTTTCTTGCGGCCGTTGTGTTTCCTCCTGTCCCATGGGACTCAATCCTACAAAAATCTTCAAATATATTGACTTCAATATGACAGAAGAGGCCCTGGAAGCTGGATTGATGGACTGCGTTGAATGCGGTTCCTGTTCTTATATGTGTCCAGCACATATTCCTCTGGTTCAGGGGTTTCGGGGCGGTAAAAAAATTATTCGTAAGAAATCTATGAAGAAGGCGGGTCAATGA
- the pcnB gene encoding polynucleotide adenylyltransferase PcnB — protein MLIRYGKNSKGRLIKQAKVYTLDEHGINRGSLDRDALKVTDRLRSAGYQAYVVGGAVRDLLIGKIPKDYDIATDAYPSKVRKIFRNSRIIGKRFRLVHVYFPQNKILEVATFRSLEGGEGDNVYGTIDEDANRRDFTLNALYYSPREEQIIDYHDGVKDIRTKKLRSVIPLDITFKEDPVRMLRGIKYSVMTGARIPWRLRQAIKKEAPLLAECSVSRMSEEIFKILQSGYSEAIFKRAEELKILEFLIPRIHDSLAKSKDGRGYRKSFYRDMQKLDKYIKKEGKDKKRGKMLYFLTHTFLMETTSLHEETETQYSDTVNAVKEYLRPMIAPNRDVMEAVKLLFRQNQWKIPRKRPPFKGTPSPRNKQAKQGHKPASSRRSTPASR, from the coding sequence ATGCTGATAAGATATGGAAAAAATAGCAAGGGCCGCCTCATTAAGCAGGCTAAAGTATATACACTTGACGAACACGGAATAAACCGCGGGAGCCTGGATCGTGATGCTCTGAAAGTCACAGATCGTCTGAGATCCGCAGGTTACCAGGCCTATGTCGTGGGCGGGGCTGTAAGAGACCTCCTCATAGGCAAAATTCCAAAAGATTATGATATTGCCACCGACGCATACCCTTCCAAGGTTAGGAAGATATTTAGAAATTCCCGTATCATAGGAAAACGCTTCCGACTGGTTCACGTCTATTTTCCACAAAACAAGATATTGGAAGTCGCAACCTTCCGTTCTCTCGAAGGGGGGGAGGGCGATAATGTTTATGGTACAATAGACGAAGATGCCAACAGACGGGATTTTACTCTCAATGCCCTGTATTATTCTCCCCGGGAAGAGCAGATCATTGATTATCATGATGGAGTCAAAGATATAAGAACAAAAAAACTCCGCTCCGTCATTCCTCTGGATATTACGTTCAAGGAAGATCCGGTTCGGATGCTCAGAGGAATTAAATACTCCGTAATGACAGGAGCCAGGATTCCCTGGCGTTTGAGGCAGGCAATCAAAAAAGAGGCACCGCTACTGGCCGAGTGTTCCGTTTCGAGGATGTCCGAAGAGATTTTTAAGATTCTCCAGTCGGGGTACTCCGAAGCCATATTTAAGAGAGCAGAAGAATTGAAAATTCTGGAATTCCTTATCCCGAGGATTCATGATTCCCTGGCAAAGAGTAAAGACGGCAGGGGATATAGGAAAAGCTTTTACCGGGATATGCAGAAGTTGGATAAGTACATAAAAAAAGAAGGAAAGGATAAAAAAAGAGGGAAAATGCTCTATTTCCTGACCCATACCTTCCTCATGGAGACGACCTCCCTCCATGAAGAAACCGAAACTCAATACAGCGATACAGTCAATGCCGTTAAAGAGTACCTGCGACCTATGATCGCTCCCAACCGGGATGTTATGGAAGCAGTAAAGCTCTTGTTTAGGCAGAATCAATGGAAGATTCCCAGGAAACGACCACCTTTTAAGGGGACTCCTTCTCCCAGAAACAAACAGGCGAAACAAGGTCATAAACCAGCTTCGTCAAGACGATCTACTCCAGCGAGTCGTTAG
- a CDS encoding threonine synthase, which produces MKFKYQCSECGSTYDLDPELTTCPSCQKNQRDNEPLRGVLEVLAEGTLPPSPADRNVALLPVPLEFFPPVPRITGELWHPLRLCEEMKLPELFIMNDGSNPTGSFKDRASVLVSAYAQQCGINSIVLASTGNAGSSMAGIGAAAGQKIVLFLPETAPPAKMIQALQYGATVYKVAGNYDMAYDLSLEYSEIMGGMNRNTAWNPMTMEGKKTVSLEIFSQLGDKAPDRVIVPTGDGCILGGVYKGFKDLLQFGLIKKMPRITAVQAEGSNALYRAWKSGSFDDSPSSTIADSISVDIPRNGYTALRYLNEFQGEVITVSDEQIIQAQTHLSSGSGLFTEPAGAAAWAGLVKHRDKISAGETVVVLATGSGLKDTATAMKGIHVPEQSIHTIKDVRG; this is translated from the coding sequence ATGAAATTCAAATACCAATGCAGCGAATGCGGCAGCACATACGACCTTGACCCGGAGCTGACCACCTGCCCTTCCTGTCAAAAAAATCAAAGAGACAATGAACCACTTAGGGGAGTTCTGGAAGTGTTGGCAGAGGGAACTCTGCCCCCGTCTCCTGCCGACAGGAATGTGGCATTACTACCTGTTCCTTTAGAATTCTTTCCTCCTGTTCCCAGAATTACTGGAGAACTGTGGCACCCCCTTCGATTGTGTGAGGAAATGAAATTGCCCGAACTGTTTATCATGAACGACGGGTCAAATCCGACAGGATCTTTCAAAGACAGGGCGTCAGTCCTTGTTTCCGCCTATGCTCAACAGTGCGGAATCAATAGCATCGTTTTAGCGTCAACAGGCAATGCCGGTTCTTCCATGGCTGGCATCGGCGCTGCCGCCGGTCAAAAAATCGTGTTGTTCCTGCCTGAGACGGCTCCACCAGCCAAGATGATACAGGCTCTGCAGTACGGTGCTACAGTTTACAAGGTGGCCGGTAACTACGATATGGCCTACGACCTGTCCTTGGAGTACTCAGAAATCATGGGCGGTATGAATAGGAATACGGCCTGGAACCCCATGACCATGGAAGGTAAAAAAACGGTATCTCTTGAGATATTCAGCCAGTTGGGTGACAAAGCTCCCGACAGAGTCATTGTTCCCACCGGAGACGGATGTATATTGGGCGGTGTGTACAAAGGTTTCAAGGACCTCTTGCAGTTTGGCTTGATAAAAAAAATGCCCCGCATTACGGCGGTACAGGCCGAAGGGAGCAATGCCCTTTATAGAGCGTGGAAGTCCGGGAGCTTTGACGACAGCCCCAGCAGCACCATTGCGGACTCCATTTCTGTGGATATTCCCCGAAACGGGTATACCGCACTGCGCTATTTAAACGAGTTTCAGGGAGAGGTGATCACCGTCAGCGACGAACAGATCATCCAGGCTCAAACTCATTTGTCCAGCGGATCAGGTTTATTTACCGAACCCGCGGGAGCCGCCGCCTGGGCGGGACTAGTAAAACACAGGGATAAAATTTCAGCAGGTGAAACAGTCGTTGTCCTGGCAACAGGCAGCGGATTAAAAGATACAGCTACAGCCATGAAGGGAATTCATGTACCTGAACAAAGTATTCATACAATAAAAGACGTAAGGGGATAA
- a CDS encoding pyridoxal-phosphate dependent enzyme, whose amino-acid sequence MIDFTVNKEIQKNNAEYCKSKGIKLPTYAMMKNPELVPEEAKAKLKKTGLWDIDPINLYRISWKNEAVESGGLFGKVNHLVLPPALTGCKANIIVLTGKWFPTGAHKVGATYGCLAPRLITGQFNPKTTKAVWPSTGNYCRGGAYISSLLASEAIAILPEEMSEERFNWLKKVAGEVIATPGSESNVKEIFDKCWELRESGQDLRIFNQFDEMGNPLWHYNVTGSAIEEVLGYYMKEGDKMAGFVSSSGSGGTLAAGSYLKKVFPATKIIAAEALQCPTLLQNGFGAHRIEGIGDKHVPWVHNCKDSDFIAAIDDEDPMRLIRLFNEKIGRDSLKSGGVSAELVDQLDLLGISGVANVLAAIKFAKYSELTEKDYVVTIATDSMELYGSRVQELAQARGPYTSAQAERDIQLIQGQGIDHLKELNYYDKKSIHNLKYFTWIEQQGRELSELNDQWYDHDNYWYGTLEQAGEIDSLIEEFNSIIDKS is encoded by the coding sequence ATGATCGATTTTACTGTAAACAAAGAAATTCAGAAGAACAATGCGGAGTACTGCAAATCTAAAGGGATTAAACTTCCGACCTATGCCATGATGAAAAACCCAGAACTGGTACCCGAAGAAGCAAAGGCCAAACTGAAGAAAACCGGATTATGGGATATTGATCCTATCAATCTCTACCGTATCAGCTGGAAAAATGAAGCCGTTGAATCAGGCGGTCTCTTCGGAAAGGTCAATCATCTGGTTCTTCCACCGGCTCTCACTGGATGCAAAGCGAATATCATTGTATTGACAGGGAAATGGTTTCCTACGGGAGCTCACAAAGTCGGAGCCACTTATGGTTGTCTTGCCCCCAGACTGATCACGGGACAGTTCAATCCCAAAACCACCAAGGCAGTATGGCCATCAACAGGAAACTACTGCCGCGGAGGAGCCTACATCTCCTCTCTATTGGCCAGTGAAGCCATCGCCATCCTTCCCGAAGAGATGAGTGAAGAACGATTTAACTGGCTTAAAAAAGTTGCCGGAGAAGTGATTGCCACTCCTGGATCAGAATCCAATGTAAAAGAAATCTTTGACAAATGCTGGGAACTCAGAGAATCCGGCCAGGATCTTCGAATCTTCAACCAGTTTGACGAAATGGGAAATCCCCTGTGGCACTACAACGTAACAGGAAGCGCCATCGAGGAAGTCCTGGGATATTACATGAAAGAAGGCGATAAAATGGCAGGATTTGTCTCTTCATCAGGCTCAGGCGGAACTCTGGCTGCCGGTTCCTACCTTAAAAAAGTATTTCCCGCTACAAAGATCATTGCCGCCGAAGCCCTCCAGTGTCCGACCCTCCTGCAAAATGGTTTTGGAGCCCATAGAATCGAAGGAATAGGCGACAAACATGTTCCTTGGGTTCACAACTGTAAAGACAGCGACTTCATCGCAGCCATTGATGACGAAGACCCCATGCGCCTCATTCGCCTTTTCAACGAAAAAATCGGTCGTGACAGCCTGAAATCTGGTGGAGTCTCTGCGGAATTAGTCGATCAGCTTGATCTTCTGGGTATTTCCGGGGTTGCCAATGTTCTGGCGGCCATTAAATTTGCCAAGTACAGCGAATTGACAGAAAAAGACTATGTCGTGACCATTGCGACAGACTCCATGGAACTCTACGGATCCAGAGTTCAGGAACTGGCCCAGGCAAGAGGCCCCTACACAAGCGCTCAGGCCGAACGGGATATCCAGCTCATTCAGGGACAGGGAATCGATCATCTGAAAGAGCTCAACTACTATGATAAAAAGTCTATTCATAACCTCAAATACTTCACCTGGATCGAACAGCAGGGACGGGAACTGAGTGAGTTGAACGATCAGTGGTATGACCATGACAACTACTGGTACGGAACTCTGGAACAGGCTGGTGAAATTGATAGCTTAATCGAAGAATTCAATTCAATTATCGATAAGAGCTAA